The following DNA comes from Weissella koreensis KACC 15510.
TTCTGGAACCATGGGACCTAAGGCTTCTGACGATTTGTTAGCCGAAGATGGTAACCATTGGATTTATCGTTAATATTTAATTATTAATCTAAATAAACACAAAAGGAGAAGCATTTCAAATAATGCTCCTCCTTTTTTACAATTTTTTTGTGATTTAAACTATTTTAAGCCATCATCCTTTGTCAAAATAAATCATTCATATTATTTAAAATTCATAAACTTGGTATGTATTTAACGCAACAATAAATTTACGAATATTACCATAACCCATCGCCGTTAATGCTTGAGCATATAAATTAATTTGTCCACTATAGCGCTGCTCTAGCAAAATCTGTCCATCTACTCCAGGAGCAATATAATCAGTTTTATAATCAAATAGCCAAATTTCATCATTAACATGAATATATCCGTCCATAATTCCATGCACTAAGACATATTCTTCATCGTCAAAATCACGATAAAGCTGTTTTGCATCAATTAACATCGAAAATGGTACTTCACGTTCTACCGATTGGGCATGCCTAACCAAGTTTTTTCCCAATTGAGAATGTTCAAAAAATTCACTCATAGCCTGGGTTGGTAATAAGAACTCCAAGTTAGTCTCAATCAATTCCTCTTGTACTAATGTATGAATTAATTGTTGAATCTGTTCCGGTGTAGGTGTTCCTGCTTTTAAATCAATCTTTTGCAAAACCAAATGTACCGCTGTTCCTCGAGCGGCACCGGTTGAATTAGTTTGCATTTCACTCATAAACGATGGTTCACTTAATTCTTCATTTACCAGACGCAATCCTGCATCAGCTTCAGTTGACAAACGCTGATCACCCATCGTTCTTCCATCTTGTAAATCGGGATCTTCAAAAATACGTTTAATTTCTGAGACTGATTGATAAGCAGTTGTCCGAGTAGATACCTCGTGGTCATATTGAAACGCAAAAGATTGTTTAATTTGATCAAGTTTCTGTTCCACGGTTACCGAGTTGAATACTGTTTTATCATCATTTGATGTCAAATTATCACTATTTGAAACTAATGGCTGTTGCATTAACTCATCATGCTGATTAAAAGTTATTTTAAATTCAAATGGAAGGTCCGGATTATACATTGATGTTTGATCTAATTCGACCCCATACTTATCTAATAATACATTAGCCGTAGCTTGAAAATTAGGATGCCGGCTAATCGCCATTCCCATCAGGTCCATGAATGAGTGTCCTTGCAACCGAATTGATGATGATATCATGGCGTGTTGTGAATCCATAACTTGACTCCTTTGCCACTGTTTAACTAATGTTTTAGGAGATTTATATGATCCAACCAAAAACAATTGTTGTTCAGCCCGTGTTAGCGCCACATAAAGCACCCTTAATTGTTCTGCAAAGCTAGAACGCAATAAAGCAGCCCGAACGGTTTCATATTGCGGTGGCGTTAATTTCAAAGCGAATTCTCGATCAATATATTGCAATCCTACCCCAGCTTGACTATCGATAATTAATTGTCCGACTTGATCTTGCGTATTGAATTTTTTTGTAGTGTTCAACATAAATACAACGGGAAACTCAAGCCCTTTTGAACCATGAATGGTCATTAATTGAATCGCTTCATTTGCTTCATTCGCATCAGCTTCCCCAATATCGTCAGATGCATTTTTCTGAAGTTGTTCAATATAATAATTAAACTGGTAAAGTCCCGTAAAATTAGTTTGTTGATAGGCATCAGCTCGTTCATACAAGGCATGTAAATTAGCTTGACGTTGCATCCCACCCGGTAAGCCTCCTACATAATCTAACCAATCCGTAGTTTGATAAATTGACCAAATTAAATCAACCAATTTATTTTGAACCGCTAATGTTTTAAATTGATCAAGTTCTCGTAAAAACTTATCAATGATTCTTTGCGTATTTTCAACTAAATCTAAGCCATATTCCACCATCTTATTAGGATCCTGTTGGTAAAACGCCTGAACTGCAGTATAAAAATCACTATTTAAATTTTGGGTTCGAATAAGTGCTAAGGCATTTTCACCCAATCCATAAATCGGTGAACGCAAAACGGCAACTAAAGGAATATCCTGATGTGGATTATCAATAACTTTTAATAGATCCATCATAATTGAAATTTCCATCGTCTGGAAATAATTCCCCGCATCCTTCACAATCAATGGTAGATTTAAGGTTTTAAAGATTTCAATTACTTGAGGATTTTGGGTTCGTGATGGAACCAAAATTGTAATATCTGAGTATTGAATAGGGCGTATTACCTGTGCTTCACGATCATAAATTTCAAATCCATCTGCTATTAATTTCTGAATTTTTTGACCCATCATTTGAATTTGGCCTGTATTTGAATTCAAACTTAAATTTTCAGGATCTATTGCATTATCTTCGCTCTCATTATCCTCCGTTTGATTTTCATCAAAATAGATCATAAATTCAGCTTCTTTAGGCAAATCGTCTGGATAATATTTCGCTCCGACTACCAATTTTGCCGAATCAACATAATCGACATCCCCCAATTCACGACTCATCAATTGTTGAAACAGATAATTAATAAAATTCATTACATTTGGTTGTGAACGAAAATTTTCAGCAAGAGTAATTAAACGATCCTTTGACTGATCATGACCATAATTTTCCATTTTTTTAGCAAATAATTGCGGATCAGCCTGTCTAAACTTATAAATGGATTGTTTGATATCACCCACTTGAAAAACATTATTTGATTTGGCCAAATCTTGAACAATTGCCTCCTGCAAATTACTTGTGTCTTGAT
Coding sequences within:
- the addA gene encoding helicase-exonuclease AddAB subunit AddA: MQFTKQQQAAIETREQNILVSASAGSGKTRVLVERVLTRLLDGDNIDEFLIVTFTEAAAAEMKERLEKEIRNRLKNMQGSERGHLMKQLRLIKIANISTVDAFALRLIEQYHYAIDLDPQFRIADNAEKKLAMQQILAKVLEQNYNLVDNKDFLDLSTQFIDKNGNDTPLQTAIFQLFDFAMARPDTDDWLNQLSENYIIEGDFLGSKLYVETVLPELRDSLFDLHQQYDQLIARVPNDEIDAAKNRRQDLVEEDEHIQKMLNILTAEVDWQTLRQTMFQQKPTPWNAKGRGMRGLEPDLKEIWSQIGDDRKELHKAVGKLAQRFFTLDEAGLKFAISGAQRTLKELVRVTNQFRQSYLSDKIQRKAFDFNDLEHFALEIVQKKDIAKKLQERYSEIMVDEYQDTSNLQEAIVQDLAKSNNVFQVGDIKQSIYKFRQADPQLFAKKMENYGHDQSKDRLITLAENFRSQPNVMNFINYLFQQLMSRELGDVDYVDSAKLVVGAKYYPDDLPKEAEFMIYFDENQTEDNESEDNAIDPENLSLNSNTGQIQMMGQKIQKLIADGFEIYDREAQVIRPIQYSDITILVPSRTQNPQVIEIFKTLNLPLIVKDAGNYFQTMEISIMMDLLKVIDNPHQDIPLVAVLRSPIYGLGENALALIRTQNLNSDFYTAVQAFYQQDPNKMVEYGLDLVENTQRIIDKFLRELDQFKTLAVQNKLVDLIWSIYQTTDWLDYVGGLPGGMQRQANLHALYERADAYQQTNFTGLYQFNYYIEQLQKNASDDIGEADANEANEAIQLMTIHGSKGLEFPVVFMLNTTKKFNTQDQVGQLIIDSQAGVGLQYIDREFALKLTPPQYETVRAALLRSSFAEQLRVLYVALTRAEQQLFLVGSYKSPKTLVKQWQRSQVMDSQHAMISSSIRLQGHSFMDLMGMAISRHPNFQATANVLLDKYGVELDQTSMYNPDLPFEFKITFNQHDELMQQPLVSNSDNLTSNDDKTVFNSVTVEQKLDQIKQSFAFQYDHEVSTRTTAYQSVSEIKRIFEDPDLQDGRTMGDQRLSTEADAGLRLVNEELSEPSFMSEMQTNSTGAARGTAVHLVLQKIDLKAGTPTPEQIQQLIHTLVQEELIETNLEFLLPTQAMSEFFEHSQLGKNLVRHAQSVEREVPFSMLIDAKQLYRDFDDEEYVLVHGIMDGYIHVNDEIWLFDYKTDYIAPGVDGQILLEQRYSGQINLYAQALTAMGYGNIRKFIVALNTYQVYEF